A DNA window from Mycolicibacter hiberniae contains the following coding sequences:
- the pyrE gene encoding orotate phosphoribosyltransferase, translating into MAALNNDERDELAALVRKLSVVHGRVTLSSGAEADYYVDLRRSTLHHRAGALIGRLVRQLTDDWDYVAVGGLTLGADPVATAVMHAPGRPIDAFVVRKSVKSHGMQRLIEGFDVAGHPVLVVEDTSTTGGSALTAVRAVREAGGHVVGVATVVDRATGAAEAIEAEGVPYRSVLGLAELGLD; encoded by the coding sequence GTGGCCGCACTTAACAACGACGAACGCGACGAGCTGGCCGCGCTGGTGCGCAAGCTGTCGGTGGTGCACGGCCGCGTGACCCTGTCCTCGGGAGCCGAAGCCGACTACTACGTCGACCTTCGCCGTTCCACCCTGCACCATCGCGCCGGTGCCCTGATCGGACGGCTGGTCCGTCAGCTCACCGATGACTGGGACTATGTCGCGGTGGGCGGCCTGACCCTGGGCGCCGACCCGGTGGCGACCGCCGTCATGCACGCCCCGGGCCGCCCGATCGACGCTTTCGTGGTGCGCAAATCAGTGAAAAGCCATGGCATGCAGCGCCTTATCGAAGGATTCGACGTCGCCGGCCACCCGGTGCTGGTGGTCGAGGACACCAGTACCACCGGCGGGTCGGCGCTGACCGCGGTGCGGGCGGTGCGGGAAGCCGGCGGTCACGTGGTGGGCGTGGCCACCGTGGTCGACCGTGCCACCGGAGCAGCCGAGGCCATCGAGGCCGAGGGCGTGCCCTACCGCAGTGTGCTCGGACTGGCCGAGCTGGGGCTGGACTGA
- the ttfA gene encoding trehalose monomycolate transport factor TtfA — MVPLWFTLSALCFVGAAVLLYVDIDQRRGRSRRRKSWARSHGFDFEPESTEILRRWTRGVISSVGGEAPVRNVVLGQIRGEAVYIFDLDEVATVIALHRKVATNVVVDVRLKGLKEPRENDIWLLGAIGPRMVYSTNLDAARRACDRRMVTFAHSAPDCAEIMWNEENWTLVSMPITSTRSQWDEGLRSVRQFNDLLRVLPPVPRRQTAETTTGRRNGQPSRPAGPPSAAEAADDSAADQPASASRAPASAPGEPAPRRRAGRDAASDGRSAKGGHNVRQTAHYQR, encoded by the coding sequence ATGGTCCCGCTTTGGTTCACGCTGTCCGCGCTGTGCTTCGTCGGCGCGGCAGTACTGCTGTACGTGGACATCGACCAGCGGCGCGGCCGCAGCCGGCGCCGTAAGTCCTGGGCACGGTCGCACGGCTTCGACTTCGAACCGGAATCCACCGAGATTCTGCGCCGCTGGACACGCGGCGTGATATCGAGCGTGGGCGGCGAGGCGCCGGTGCGCAACGTGGTGCTCGGCCAGATCCGCGGCGAGGCCGTCTACATCTTCGACCTCGACGAAGTGGCCACGGTGATCGCCCTGCATCGCAAGGTCGCCACCAACGTCGTGGTCGATGTGCGGCTCAAGGGCCTCAAGGAGCCCCGCGAGAACGACATCTGGCTGCTCGGTGCGATCGGCCCGCGCATGGTCTACTCCACCAACCTCGACGCGGCACGCCGGGCCTGCGACCGGCGGATGGTCACCTTCGCCCACAGCGCTCCCGACTGCGCGGAAATCATGTGGAACGAGGAGAACTGGACGCTGGTGAGCATGCCCATCACCAGCACCCGCAGCCAGTGGGACGAGGGCCTGCGCAGCGTCCGCCAGTTCAACGACCTCCTGCGGGTGCTGCCCCCGGTCCCACGCCGCCAGACCGCCGAGACCACCACGGGACGCCGCAACGGCCAGCCCAGCCGTCCGGCCGGGCCGCCGAGCGCCGCGGAGGCAGCCGACGACAGTGCAGCCGACCAGCCCGCATCGGCATCGCGGGCGCCCGCGTCCGCTCCGGGCGAGCCGGCGCCGCGCCGCCGGGCCGGCCGGGACGCCGCCTCGGACGGGCGTTCGGCCAAGGGCGGTCACAACGTGCGGCAGACCGCGCACTATCAGCGCTGA
- a CDS encoding peptidase M50: MTAPQTAVLVFDGRPLPRPLRGLPTVRFGDGSGREDFDAAIDRYRRLVVVGADADLACLATRLLRTDRLDVEVGYAPRGRTPATAAYRLPAGWRAARRALRGAAHPVPLVRDDAGTVLVGTARWLPVDGAQVLHGEGIVDDTALFDGDVAGVVIEPTGTGPGVRAAVLPRRRRARRWVAGRAAQLGTTGALVVRDGVCGSRTVKRSTFYRHIEDWLLVR, from the coding sequence GTGACGGCGCCGCAAACCGCCGTCTTAGTGTTCGACGGACGGCCGCTGCCGCGCCCCTTGCGGGGGCTGCCCACCGTGCGGTTCGGCGACGGTAGCGGACGCGAGGATTTCGACGCGGCCATCGACCGGTACCGCCGGCTGGTGGTCGTCGGCGCCGACGCCGACCTGGCGTGCCTGGCGACCCGGCTGCTGCGCACCGACCGGCTCGACGTCGAGGTGGGTTATGCGCCCAGAGGCCGGACACCGGCCACCGCGGCCTACCGGCTGCCGGCGGGATGGCGGGCCGCGCGGAGGGCCCTGCGGGGCGCCGCCCATCCGGTGCCGCTGGTCCGTGACGACGCCGGGACCGTCCTGGTGGGCACCGCCCGCTGGCTGCCGGTGGACGGCGCCCAGGTGCTGCACGGGGAGGGCATCGTCGATGACACCGCCCTGTTCGACGGGGATGTCGCCGGGGTGGTGATCGAGCCGACCGGCACCGGCCCGGGTGTGCGCGCCGCGGTGCTGCCCCGGCGCCGCCGGGCACGGCGCTGGGTGGCGGGCCGGGCGGCGCAGCTGGGCACCACCGGCGCGCTGGTGGTACGCGACGGGGTCTGTGGCAGCCGTACCGTGAAGCGATCCACCTTCTACCGCCACATCGAGGACTGGCTGCTCGTGCGATGA
- a CDS encoding TrmH family RNA methyltransferase: MSERSEGPGPTEWFSPADNGVGPWAGPLPSDPRYDPELLRDGDSRNVVDAYRYWTREAIIADIDRRRHRLHVAIENFGHDANIGSVVRTANAFAVHTVHIVGRRRWNRRGAMVTDRYQRLVHHETAADLLDFAARQGLTVVAADNVAGAARLEQTRLPADCLLVFGSEGLGISDEVRAGAGLTVSIAQFGSTRSINVGVAAGIVMHAWITAHADFDQAW; this comes from the coding sequence GTGAGCGAGCGCTCCGAGGGGCCCGGCCCCACTGAGTGGTTCTCGCCGGCGGACAACGGGGTGGGGCCCTGGGCGGGGCCACTGCCCAGCGACCCGCGGTACGACCCGGAACTGCTGCGCGACGGCGACAGTCGCAACGTCGTCGATGCCTACCGCTACTGGACCCGCGAGGCGATCATCGCCGATATCGATCGCCGTCGGCATCGGCTGCACGTCGCGATCGAGAACTTCGGCCACGACGCCAACATCGGTTCGGTGGTGCGGACCGCCAACGCCTTCGCCGTGCACACCGTGCACATCGTGGGGCGGCGGCGGTGGAATAGGCGCGGCGCCATGGTCACCGACCGCTACCAGCGGCTGGTGCATCACGAGACGGCCGCCGACCTGCTGGATTTCGCTGCGCGGCAGGGACTGACCGTGGTCGCGGCGGACAATGTCGCCGGCGCCGCGCGCCTGGAGCAGACCCGGCTGCCCGCCGACTGCCTGCTGGTGTTCGGCAGCGAAGGCCTCGGCATCAGCGACGAGGTGCGAGCCGGTGCCGGCCTGACGGTGTCCATCGCCCAGTTCGGCTCGACTCGCAGCATCAACGTCGGGGTGGCCGCCGGGATCGTGATGCACGCCTGGATCACCGCGCACGCGGATTTCGATCAGGCTTGGTGA
- a CDS encoding site-2 protease family protein — translation MNVQPLRGRAVRPSPVFLGLVALAAVGGALAWRAGEKIGPLAYAGVFVLVIAGWLVSLCLHEFGHAYTAWRFGDRGAEMRGYLTLNPLRYTHPGLSLVLPLLVIALGGIGLPGGAVYVQTSAMTPRRRTLVSLAGPAANLVLAVGLLGVTRAFYDPAYPVFWSGVAFLGFLQVTALVLNLLPVPGLDGYGALEPHLSPATRRAVAPFQQWGLLALVVLLFASPALSQKFFALVLWFFDLFAVPRLLVSWGLSLTQFWNAWF, via the coding sequence GTGAACGTGCAACCCCTGCGCGGCCGGGCGGTCCGGCCCAGCCCGGTGTTCCTGGGTCTGGTGGCGCTGGCCGCCGTCGGCGGCGCACTCGCCTGGCGGGCGGGCGAAAAGATCGGGCCGCTGGCCTACGCCGGGGTGTTCGTGCTCGTCATCGCCGGGTGGCTGGTCTCGCTGTGCCTGCACGAATTCGGCCACGCCTACACCGCCTGGCGGTTCGGCGACCGTGGTGCGGAAATGCGCGGCTATCTGACCCTCAACCCTTTGCGTTACACCCATCCCGGCCTCTCACTGGTGCTGCCCCTGCTGGTCATCGCGCTGGGCGGGATCGGGCTGCCGGGCGGGGCCGTTTACGTGCAGACCTCGGCGATGACGCCGCGGCGGCGCACCCTGGTCAGCCTGGCGGGCCCGGCGGCCAACCTGGTGCTCGCGGTGGGGCTGCTGGGCGTCACGCGCGCGTTCTACGACCCCGCTTATCCGGTGTTCTGGTCCGGGGTGGCGTTTCTGGGCTTCCTGCAGGTGACCGCGCTGGTGCTCAATCTGCTGCCGGTGCCGGGGCTGGACGGCTACGGCGCGCTGGAGCCGCACTTAAGTCCGGCGACCCGCCGCGCCGTGGCACCGTTCCAACAGTGGGGCCTGTTGGCGCTGGTGGTGCTGCTGTTCGCCTCACCGGCGTTGAGCCAGAAGTTCTTCGCCCTGGTGTTGTGGTTCTTCGACCTCTTCGCCGTGCCGCGGCTGCTGGTCTCGTGGGGGCTGAGCCTGACCCAGTTCTGGAACGCCTGGTTCTGA
- a CDS encoding DedA family protein, with amino-acid sequence MSMTVAAMPHILDPMYWIGQGGLFEHAVLPAILVIVFVETGLLFPLLPGESLLVTGGLLAAAGNPDIWVLAPAVAVVAILGDQTGYFIGRRIGPALFKKEDSRFFKKHYVTDSHAFFEKYGPAAIILARFVPFARTFVPAIAGVSYMRYPVYLAFDIVGGVVWGAGMTLTGYWLGTKVPGITDHLELIIIGILFVSLLPAIYSAVKAYLSRRRAPSGDADSALTTQNSE; translated from the coding sequence ATGAGCATGACGGTGGCGGCGATGCCCCACATATTGGACCCGATGTACTGGATCGGGCAGGGCGGCCTGTTCGAGCACGCGGTCCTGCCGGCCATCCTGGTGATCGTCTTCGTCGAAACCGGTCTGCTGTTTCCTCTGCTGCCCGGCGAATCGCTGTTGGTCACCGGCGGTCTGCTGGCCGCCGCCGGCAACCCCGACATCTGGGTGCTGGCCCCGGCCGTGGCGGTCGTGGCGATATTGGGCGATCAGACCGGCTACTTCATCGGCCGCCGCATCGGGCCGGCACTGTTCAAGAAAGAGGACTCCCGCTTCTTCAAGAAGCACTACGTGACCGATTCGCACGCCTTCTTCGAGAAGTACGGGCCGGCCGCCATCATTCTGGCCCGCTTCGTACCGTTCGCCAGGACGTTCGTCCCGGCGATCGCCGGCGTGTCCTACATGCGCTACCCGGTCTACCTGGCGTTCGACATCGTGGGTGGCGTCGTGTGGGGCGCCGGGATGACCCTGACGGGGTACTGGCTGGGCACCAAGGTGCCGGGCATCACCGACCACCTGGAATTGATCATCATCGGGATTCTGTTCGTCTCGCTGCTTCCGGCGATCTACTCGGCGGTCAAGGCGTATCTGTCCCGGCGCAGGGCCCCTTCAGGTGACGCTGACTCTGCGCTCACCACGCAAAACTCCGAGTAG
- a CDS encoding cation diffusion facilitator family transporter, translated as MGSGHEHTTTDTRLSRMVIGAAILTAFFAVELTTAIMINSMALLADAGHLLTDLAALFMGAAAVMLARRGSTPPSHTYGWHRAEVFTAVANAVLLIGVATFILTEAIRRIGTAPDVPGVPMIVVALAGLVVNLGVAALLRSHSTVSLAVRGAYMEVLADTVGSVGVLIAGVVTLTTGWPYADVVVAVFVALWVLPRAFALAGAALRILSEASPSHIDVAELRAALAGIDGVTDVHDLHVWTLVPGQDMATAHLGTSADPGRVLADARAVLAARGLTHATVQVEPAGQGVRCPLGC; from the coding sequence ATGGGCTCCGGTCACGAGCACACCACCACCGACACCCGACTGTCGCGGATGGTCATCGGCGCCGCGATCCTGACTGCGTTCTTCGCCGTCGAGCTGACCACCGCGATCATGATCAATTCGATGGCGCTGCTGGCTGACGCCGGCCATCTGCTGACCGACCTGGCCGCCCTGTTCATGGGGGCGGCGGCGGTGATGCTGGCCCGGCGCGGCAGCACCCCGCCGTCGCACACCTATGGCTGGCACCGCGCCGAGGTCTTCACCGCGGTCGCCAACGCGGTGCTGCTGATCGGGGTGGCGACGTTCATCCTCACCGAGGCGATCCGCCGCATCGGTACCGCGCCCGATGTGCCCGGTGTGCCGATGATCGTGGTGGCACTGGCCGGACTTGTCGTCAACCTCGGGGTCGCCGCGCTGTTGCGGTCCCACTCCACGGTGAGTCTGGCGGTGCGCGGCGCGTACATGGAGGTGCTGGCCGACACCGTCGGCAGCGTGGGCGTGCTGATCGCCGGGGTTGTCACCCTCACCACCGGGTGGCCCTACGCCGACGTGGTGGTCGCGGTCTTCGTCGCGCTGTGGGTGTTGCCGCGCGCGTTCGCCCTGGCGGGGGCGGCACTGCGAATTCTCTCGGAGGCCTCACCGAGCCACATCGACGTCGCGGAACTCCGCGCGGCACTCGCCGGCATCGACGGTGTCACCGACGTTCACGATCTGCACGTGTGGACGCTGGTTCCGGGGCAGGACATGGCCACAGCGCACCTGGGCACCAGCGCTGATCCGGGCCGGGTGCTGGCCGACGCGCGCGCCGTGCTGGCCGCTCGCGGGTTGACGCACGCCACCGTGCAGGTGGAGCCTGCCGGGCAGGGGGTTCGTTGCCCGCTCGGATGCTGA
- a CDS encoding DUF3151 domain-containing protein, whose translation MTHTGDLLRPDPTLLPGDPDAEAALRGNQNPEVVAAAYPAASVAWAVLAEAALAENKAVTAYAYARTGYHRGLDQLRRNGWKGYGPVPYSHEPNRGFLRCVAALARAATSIGEADEQARCLALLDDCDPGARSALGLS comes from the coding sequence GTGACTCACACCGGTGATCTCCTCCGACCCGATCCGACCCTGCTGCCCGGCGACCCCGACGCCGAGGCCGCTCTGCGGGGCAACCAGAACCCCGAAGTTGTCGCGGCCGCGTATCCGGCCGCCTCGGTGGCGTGGGCGGTGCTGGCCGAAGCGGCATTGGCCGAGAACAAGGCTGTCACTGCCTACGCCTACGCGCGCACCGGTTACCACCGGGGCCTGGACCAGCTGCGCCGCAACGGGTGGAAGGGCTACGGCCCGGTGCCGTATTCGCATGAACCCAACCGTGGTTTCTTGCGGTGTGTGGCCGCGCTGGCGCGTGCCGCCACCAGCATCGGCGAAGCCGACGAGCAGGCACGCTGCCTGGCTCTGCTAGACGACTGCGATCCCGGCGCCCGCTCCGCGCTGGGGCTGAGCTGA
- a CDS encoding glycoside hydrolase family 76 protein, producing the protein MDHLWANRAESAEAAVTSRHLKSLWHLPGTQLGVVAWPPIKRAPHWHYWWQAHLLDCLIDAQLRDPQPERATRIKRQIRTHRLRNVGRWTNAYYDDMAWLALAIQRAATVIGVDRRRALGTLTRQLTDSWMPEAGGGIPWRKDEQSTEPFFNAPANGPAGIFLAREPGWLQRAVEMGDWIDATLIDPETHLVFDGIRAGSLVRAQYTYCQGVVLGLETELAARTGAERHFVRVHRLVAAVREHMAPGGVIKGAGGGDGGLFAGITARYLALTATALPGDSAADTEARDTAAQLVLASAKSAWDYRQSVNGLPLFGAFWDRAAEVPRGDGAVATSISGAVYESEVPERDLSVQLGGWMLMEAAASLR; encoded by the coding sequence ATGGACCACCTCTGGGCGAACCGTGCCGAAAGCGCCGAAGCCGCGGTCACCTCACGCCACCTCAAGTCGCTGTGGCATCTGCCCGGCACGCAGCTGGGCGTCGTGGCGTGGCCGCCGATCAAGCGCGCCCCGCACTGGCACTACTGGTGGCAGGCGCATCTGCTGGACTGCCTGATCGACGCCCAGCTGCGCGACCCGCAGCCCGAACGGGCCACCCGCATCAAGCGGCAGATCCGCACACACCGGCTGCGCAACGTGGGCCGCTGGACCAACGCCTACTACGACGACATGGCCTGGCTGGCGCTGGCGATCCAGCGGGCGGCCACAGTCATCGGCGTGGACCGGCGCCGCGCCTTGGGTACCTTGACCCGCCAGTTGACCGACTCCTGGATGCCCGAAGCCGGCGGCGGCATCCCGTGGCGCAAGGACGAGCAGTCCACCGAACCGTTCTTCAACGCGCCGGCCAACGGACCTGCCGGAATTTTCCTGGCCCGCGAACCGGGGTGGCTGCAGCGCGCCGTGGAGATGGGCGACTGGATCGATGCCACGCTGATCGACCCGGAGACCCACCTGGTGTTCGACGGCATCCGGGCCGGTTCGCTGGTGCGGGCGCAGTACACCTACTGCCAGGGCGTGGTGCTCGGTCTGGAAACCGAACTGGCGGCGCGCACCGGTGCCGAAAGGCACTTCGTCCGGGTCCACCGGCTGGTGGCCGCCGTGCGCGAGCATATGGCTCCCGGCGGAGTGATCAAGGGAGCCGGTGGTGGCGACGGCGGGCTGTTCGCCGGGATCACCGCCCGCTACCTGGCGTTGACGGCCACCGCGCTGCCCGGGGACAGCGCGGCCGACACCGAGGCACGCGACACCGCGGCACAGCTGGTGCTGGCGTCGGCGAAGTCGGCGTGGGACTACCGGCAATCGGTGAACGGACTACCGCTCTTCGGTGCGTTCTGGGACCGGGCCGCCGAGGTGCCCCGTGGTGACGGCGCGGTGGCCACCTCGATTTCCGGCGCGGTGTATGAATCCGAGGTCCCCGAGCGGGATCTGTCGGTGCAGTTGGGCGGGTGGATGCTGATGGAGGCCGCGGCAAGTCTGCGTTGA
- a CDS encoding Rv0361 family membrane protein: MPNPSGPDRDDVPAPPASDQGSGTGAAPVEQHPDGDDQVTQIQPVDSDDETATAALAETPADADAVTEVIATEAAPGTDGSPERRFTAPGFDAGHTEVIPSVDDADTELIAQQSDDAGKAIPQQIPARVGTKLPSTVSRSWGWVMAVILIILALAVIAVLGTLWLTRETRQAASQEEHVRSTIQSFDIATQNGDLATLRSLTCGDIRDRYVNYDQKVWDETYRRIAAAKQYPVVASIDEVVVNDGHAEANVTAFMAYEPRVRSTRSFDLQFRDDQWKICQSHGS, translated from the coding sequence ATGCCGAACCCATCCGGCCCCGACCGCGACGACGTTCCCGCACCGCCCGCATCCGATCAGGGTTCCGGGACCGGCGCTGCCCCGGTCGAGCAGCATCCCGACGGCGACGACCAGGTCACCCAGATCCAGCCCGTCGACTCAGACGACGAGACGGCGACGGCCGCCCTGGCGGAGACACCGGCCGACGCCGACGCTGTCACCGAGGTGATCGCCACCGAGGCCGCGCCCGGTACCGACGGTTCACCGGAGCGCAGGTTCACCGCTCCCGGGTTCGACGCCGGGCACACCGAAGTCATCCCGTCGGTGGATGATGCCGACACCGAACTGATCGCTCAGCAGAGCGATGACGCGGGCAAGGCGATACCGCAACAGATTCCGGCACGGGTCGGCACCAAGCTGCCCAGCACCGTCTCGCGCAGCTGGGGCTGGGTGATGGCGGTGATCCTGATCATCCTGGCGCTCGCGGTGATCGCCGTGCTGGGCACGCTGTGGCTGACCCGCGAAACCCGCCAGGCGGCCTCCCAGGAGGAACACGTCCGGTCCACGATCCAAAGTTTCGACATCGCCACGCAGAACGGCGATCTGGCGACGCTGCGCAGTCTCACCTGCGGCGACATCCGCGACCGCTACGTCAACTACGACCAGAAGGTCTGGGACGAGACCTACCGCCGGATCGCGGCGGCCAAGCAGTACCCGGTGGTTGCCAGCATCGACGAGGTGGTGGTCAACGACGGCCACGCCGAGGCCAACGTCACCGCGTTCATGGCCTACGAGCCGCGGGTGCGCTCAACCCGCAGCTTCGACCTGCAGTTCCGTGACGACCAGTGGAAGATCTGCCAGTCGCACGGCAGCTGA
- the fbaA gene encoding class II fructose-bisphosphate aldolase encodes MPIATPEVYAEMLARAKENSYAFPAINCTSSETINAAIKGFADAGSDGIIQFSTGGAEFGSGLGVKDMVTGAVALAEFAHVIAAKYSINVALHTDHCPKDKLDGFVRPLLAISADRVKAGQNPLFQSHMWDGSAVPIDENLTIAQELLAQAVAARIILEVEIGVVGGEEDGVEAEINEKLYTSPEDFEKTVAALGAGEQGHYLLAATFGNVHGVYKPGNVKLRPDILAEGQKVASAKLGLAEGSKPFDFVFHGGSGSLKSEIEEALRYGVVKMNVDTDTQYAFTRPVAAHMFTNYDGVLKVDGEVGNKKTYDPRSYLKKAEASMTERVIEACNDLHSAGKALA; translated from the coding sequence ATGCCCATCGCTACCCCCGAGGTCTACGCCGAGATGCTGGCCCGCGCCAAGGAGAACTCCTACGCGTTCCCGGCGATCAACTGCACATCGTCGGAGACCATCAACGCGGCGATCAAGGGCTTTGCCGACGCCGGCAGCGACGGCATCATCCAGTTCTCCACCGGCGGCGCGGAGTTCGGCTCCGGCCTGGGTGTCAAGGACATGGTGACCGGGGCGGTGGCCCTGGCCGAATTCGCCCACGTGATCGCCGCCAAGTACTCGATCAACGTGGCCCTGCACACCGACCACTGCCCGAAGGACAAGCTGGACGGCTTCGTGCGGCCGCTGCTGGCGATCTCGGCTGACCGGGTCAAGGCCGGCCAGAACCCGCTGTTCCAGTCGCACATGTGGGACGGCTCGGCCGTGCCGATCGATGAGAACCTGACCATCGCCCAGGAGCTGCTGGCGCAGGCAGTGGCCGCCAGGATCATCCTCGAGGTCGAGATCGGTGTGGTCGGTGGCGAAGAGGACGGCGTGGAAGCCGAGATCAACGAGAAGCTCTACACCTCGCCCGAAGACTTCGAGAAGACCGTCGCCGCCCTCGGTGCCGGCGAGCAGGGCCACTACCTGCTGGCCGCCACCTTCGGCAACGTGCACGGCGTCTACAAGCCGGGCAACGTCAAGCTGCGCCCGGACATCCTGGCCGAGGGTCAGAAGGTGGCGTCGGCCAAGCTGGGCCTGGCCGAGGGTTCCAAGCCGTTCGACTTCGTCTTCCACGGCGGTTCGGGCTCGCTGAAGTCCGAGATCGAGGAGGCGCTGCGCTACGGCGTGGTGAAGATGAACGTCGACACCGACACCCAGTACGCCTTCACCCGCCCGGTCGCCGCGCACATGTTCACCAACTACGACGGTGTCCTCAAGGTGGACGGCGAGGTCGGCAACAAGAAGACCTACGACCCGCGCAGCTACCTCAAGAAGGCCGAGGCCTCCATGACCGAGCGGGTCATCGAAGCCTGCAACGACCTGCACAGCGCCGGCAAGGCCCTGGCCTGA
- a CDS encoding SDR family NAD(P)-dependent oxidoreductase, which produces MSRPVAVVTGPTSGLGAGYARRFAADGHDLVLVARDVERLEALATELRDAHGAAVEVLPADLADAHGRARVAERLAAGVQVLVNNAGFGTAGEFWTADPALLQAQLDVNVTAVMQLTRAALPAMIDKGAGRVINIASVAGLLSGRGSTYSASKAWVVSFTEGLAGGLHGTGVGIHVVCPGYVHTEFHQRAGIEMATLPSFLWMEVDDVVAASLADIARGEVVSVPGLQYKALAGVSRLVPRGLSRTLTNKFGRGRGRT; this is translated from the coding sequence ATGTCTCGCCCCGTCGCCGTGGTCACCGGGCCCACCTCTGGGCTGGGCGCCGGCTACGCGCGCCGCTTCGCCGCCGACGGACATGACCTGGTGCTGGTCGCCCGCGATGTCGAGCGCCTGGAAGCACTGGCCACCGAACTGCGCGACGCCCACGGCGCCGCCGTCGAGGTACTGCCCGCGGACCTGGCCGACGCCCACGGGCGCGCGCGTGTCGCCGAGCGCCTGGCCGCCGGGGTGCAGGTACTGGTCAACAACGCCGGATTCGGCACCGCCGGGGAGTTCTGGACCGCCGACCCCGCGCTGCTGCAGGCGCAGCTGGACGTCAACGTCACCGCGGTGATGCAGCTGACCCGGGCGGCGCTGCCCGCGATGATCGACAAGGGCGCCGGCCGCGTCATCAACATCGCCAGCGTCGCCGGGCTGCTGTCGGGACGCGGCTCGACCTACTCGGCATCCAAAGCCTGGGTGGTGTCGTTCACCGAGGGACTGGCCGGCGGCCTGCACGGCACCGGCGTCGGCATCCATGTGGTCTGCCCCGGATACGTCCACACCGAATTCCACCAGCGTGCCGGCATCGAGATGGCCACCTTGCCGTCGTTCCTGTGGATGGAGGTCGACGACGTGGTCGCGGCGAGCCTGGCCGACATCGCCCGGGGCGAGGTGGTCAGCGTCCCGGGCCTGCAGTACAAGGCATTGGCAGGCGTCAGCCGACTGGTTCCGCGCGGGCTGTCGCGGACGCTGACCAACAAATTCGGGAGGGGCCGTGGCCGCACTTAA